The Haloplanus sp. CK5-1 genome contains a region encoding:
- a CDS encoding transposase encodes MSSATLQDDPSVESFFNAVETETLALFEHLSFEFLEGFDVFAPAETGRTRDLEPPEMMRGFLHCYYKNIYGIRPVARELNNTVVWLSCSFDRPPSRDAVDRFLTDLEHVVDRVFDHLVEQAALRGLLDLTYSIDSTDVRAMPADPDASKCYDPTDDEYYYGYGCTIVSTGQKIPIAAEFTESKQAPEETAMRVTRDALAVGKPMWMLGDSAYDTLDWHDHLLAAGVVPVAPYNPRNTDDPKDIEYRVEDRIEKHSNDVQLKQSTLDETYNRRSGVERTNESVKGCGLGRTHARGRVHARAQVFLALCLRLVVAITNYERGDNPGSTIITV; translated from the coding sequence ATGAGTTCAGCGACCCTGCAAGATGATCCTTCGGTAGAATCGTTCTTCAATGCCGTGGAAACGGAGACGTTGGCGTTGTTCGAGCACCTCTCCTTCGAGTTTCTTGAAGGGTTCGACGTGTTCGCCCCGGCGGAGACGGGGCGAACACGAGATCTTGAGCCGCCCGAGATGATGCGTGGCTTTCTCCATTGCTATTACAAGAACATCTACGGTATCCGTCCGGTTGCACGAGAACTGAACAACACCGTTGTCTGGCTCAGCTGTAGCTTCGATCGACCGCCGTCGAGAGACGCGGTCGATCGATTCCTCACTGATCTTGAGCACGTTGTTGACCGGGTCTTCGACCATCTCGTCGAGCAGGCCGCCTTGCGGGGCCTGCTCGACTTGACGTATTCTATCGATTCAACCGACGTGAGAGCGATGCCCGCCGATCCAGACGCATCGAAGTGCTATGATCCAACCGATGACGAGTACTACTACGGCTACGGCTGCACGATCGTCTCAACCGGGCAAAAGATCCCGATTGCAGCCGAGTTCACCGAGAGCAAACAAGCACCAGAAGAGACGGCGATGCGCGTCACGCGTGACGCGCTCGCCGTCGGGAAACCGATGTGGATGCTTGGAGACAGTGCCTACGACACGCTCGACTGGCACGACCACCTGCTGGCCGCAGGGGTCGTGCCAGTCGCTCCGTACAATCCACGAAACACCGACGACCCGAAAGATATCGAGTACAGGGTAGAAGACCGCATTGAAAAACACAGCAACGACGTTCAGCTGAAGCAATCAACGCTAGACGAGACGTACAACCGCCGGAGTGGCGTCGAACGAACCAACGAATCAGTCAAGGGCTGCGGCCTCGGGCGAACGCACGCCCGAGGCCGCGTCCATGCACGAGCGCAGGTGTTCCTCGCGTTGTGTCTGCGCCTCGTCGTCGCAATCACCAACTACGAACGCGGAGACAATCCGGGAAGCACAATCATCACGGTGTGA
- a CDS encoding pterin cluster protein: MSTTTEAEVESQGKTTTVALHATGHVRDRMDQPHQEFSFEGDTLRDLLETLFDERPELAEMLIAETEAEATTSGWAEPPENLPGKWHKNPEGEQTKPYARVLIDGKFNEVLDGFDTEIEDGDRVSLVYPFIFCC; this comes from the coding sequence ATGAGCACGACAACCGAGGCCGAAGTCGAGAGCCAGGGGAAGACTACGACGGTCGCGCTCCACGCGACGGGGCACGTCCGCGACCGGATGGACCAACCCCACCAGGAGTTCTCGTTCGAGGGCGACACGCTCCGAGACCTGCTGGAGACGCTGTTCGACGAACGGCCGGAACTCGCGGAGATGCTGATCGCCGAAACCGAGGCCGAAGCGACGACGAGCGGGTGGGCCGAACCGCCCGAGAACCTCCCCGGAAAGTGGCACAAGAACCCGGAGGGAGAACAGACCAAACCCTACGCACGCGTGTTGATCGACGGGAAGTTCAACGAGGTTCTGGACGGGTTCGACACGGAGATCGAGGACGGCGACCGCGTGAGCCTAGTCTACCCGTTCATCTTCTGTTGCTGA
- a CDS encoding transposase → MTPSTTSKAKLQRETYDDVRAETGLQANLVQNARNKAADAVQSIVSRWRQGDDAGKPHFTAPTLVYDKRCATFNDDHATLSTVEGRITAKYVLPDESRETPHSEYLFNDDYEVTGGELHYCDGEFYLHVRTKADVEFETADKGNDGHNTVLGVDLGVENVAVTSTGEFWNGSGLNHWHREFEKRRGSLQRRGTRAAHETIQSVGRTETGRYDHVLHTVSKELVAEAVEYDCDVIAFENLTGIRERMPNAKKFHVWAFRRLFEYVEYKAEVVGISVEQVSPAYTSQRCSKCGFTHENNRPASDGQDVFECLKCGYSPHADYNAAKNIGLKHLRTAQKSSGGGAPVNVRLNRGTLNVNGNYQPAADGGQNGSPRESPTLNEANGGAVSE, encoded by the coding sequence ATGACACCCTCGACCACAAGCAAAGCCAAACTCCAGCGCGAAACCTACGACGACGTGCGGGCCGAAACAGGGCTCCAAGCTAACCTCGTTCAGAACGCTCGCAACAAGGCCGCCGACGCCGTACAGAGCATCGTCTCTCGGTGGAGGCAAGGTGACGACGCGGGGAAACCACACTTCACTGCCCCGACGCTCGTCTACGACAAGCGGTGTGCGACGTTCAACGACGACCACGCGACGCTCTCAACCGTCGAAGGGCGTATCACCGCCAAGTACGTCCTCCCCGACGAGAGCCGCGAGACGCCCCACTCGGAGTACCTGTTCAACGATGATTACGAAGTGACGGGCGGGGAACTCCACTACTGCGACGGTGAGTTCTACCTTCACGTCCGAACAAAGGCGGACGTGGAGTTCGAGACCGCCGACAAAGGCAACGACGGGCACAACACAGTCCTCGGCGTTGACCTCGGCGTCGAGAACGTCGCCGTCACCTCAACTGGCGAGTTCTGGAACGGGTCGGGGTTGAACCACTGGCATCGCGAGTTCGAGAAACGGCGTGGGTCGCTCCAACGGCGCGGGACGCGGGCCGCCCACGAAACCATCCAGTCGGTCGGACGCACCGAGACGGGCCGCTACGACCACGTTTTACACACTGTCTCGAAAGAACTCGTCGCGGAAGCCGTCGAATACGACTGTGACGTAATCGCGTTCGAGAACCTGACTGGGATTCGTGAGCGGATGCCGAACGCCAAGAAGTTCCATGTGTGGGCGTTCCGCCGACTGTTCGAGTACGTCGAGTACAAAGCCGAAGTCGTCGGCATCTCGGTTGAACAGGTGAGTCCCGCATACACGAGCCAGCGGTGCTCTAAGTGCGGCTTCACTCACGAAAACAACCGCCCGGCCTCGGACGGACAGGACGTATTCGAGTGCCTGAAATGCGGGTACTCACCACACGCGGACTACAACGCGGCGAAGAATATCGGCCTGAAGCATCTCCGCACGGCGCAAAAGTCGTCGGGCGGAGGCGCACCCGTAAACGTGCGCTTGAATCGCGGGACATTGAACGTGAACGGCAATTACCAGCCTGCCGCCGACGGCGGCCAGAACGGGAGTCCACGCGAAAGCCCCACCCTCAACGAAGCGAACGGTGGAGCCGTGAGCGAGTAG
- a CDS encoding DUF7405 family protein → MSDGDLPRRTVLKAAVAIGSAGALSACLDRSDAGDAPTGDPDAKPSRQHAWREYVRRDEHGNTQLPSHQILLYVDFDGDGPPTADDRAALAETLDGLDRAYEWSNEGLLHSMAYSPSYFDRFDADPAGVSLPEPRALSPFESPTFDRQDAVLHLASDHPEVVLTADRALRGERETANGVTVPSLTDVATVDSRRTGFVGAGLPAENQDATGIPDSQPVPEASPLFMGFTAGFRGNQATESYVTLDSGPFAGGTTKVIANFRQRLDDWYDEQSYDERVTELFSPGHAENDLVEGVGENLGADSDIDRFVDDVVADAKEYGRVGHAQKAARANRDPEGNVRLLRRHIESTDDIESEEKVASLHFPSLQRDIAAFETVRRSMNGTDATAATPAVRQRVNNGILEYIFVRRRGYFLVPPRRHRVLPTPDPE, encoded by the coding sequence ATGTCCGACGGCGACCTCCCACGACGGACCGTCCTGAAAGCTGCCGTCGCGATCGGTAGTGCTGGCGCGCTGAGTGCCTGTCTCGACCGCTCCGACGCGGGGGACGCGCCGACCGGCGACCCCGACGCCAAACCGTCGCGACAACACGCCTGGCGGGAGTACGTCCGTCGCGACGAGCACGGCAACACGCAGTTGCCGTCCCACCAGATCCTCCTCTACGTCGACTTCGACGGCGACGGCCCACCTACCGCCGACGACCGGGCCGCCCTCGCCGAGACGCTCGACGGTCTGGACCGTGCCTACGAGTGGAGCAACGAAGGACTCCTCCACTCGATGGCCTACTCGCCGTCCTACTTCGACCGGTTCGACGCCGACCCCGCCGGCGTCTCCCTCCCGGAGCCGCGGGCACTCTCGCCGTTCGAGTCACCGACGTTCGACCGGCAGGACGCGGTGCTCCACCTGGCGAGCGACCACCCCGAAGTGGTGCTGACCGCCGACCGCGCCCTGCGGGGCGAACGCGAGACGGCCAACGGAGTCACCGTTCCGTCGCTGACCGACGTGGCGACCGTCGACTCCCGGCGAACCGGCTTCGTCGGTGCCGGCCTCCCCGCCGAGAACCAGGACGCCACGGGCATCCCCGACTCCCAGCCCGTTCCCGAAGCCTCGCCGCTCTTCATGGGCTTTACCGCCGGCTTCCGTGGCAACCAGGCGACGGAGTCATACGTCACCCTCGACTCCGGCCCCTTCGCCGGCGGGACGACGAAGGTAATCGCCAACTTCCGGCAACGCCTCGACGACTGGTACGACGAGCAGTCCTACGACGAGCGGGTGACGGAACTGTTCAGCCCGGGTCACGCCGAGAACGACCTGGTCGAGGGCGTCGGCGAGAACCTCGGGGCCGACAGCGACATCGATCGGTTCGTCGACGACGTCGTCGCCGACGCGAAGGAGTACGGCCGCGTGGGACACGCCCAGAAGGCGGCGCGGGCGAACCGCGACCCGGAGGGGAACGTCCGCCTCCTCCGTCGTCACATCGAGTCGACCGACGACATCGAGTCGGAGGAGAAGGTCGCGAGCCTCCACTTTCCGTCGCTCCAGCGGGACATCGCCGCGTTCGAGACGGTCCGGCGATCCATGAACGGCACCGACGCGACGGCGGCGACGCCGGCGGTCCGACAGCGCGTCAACAACGGCATCCTCGAGTACATCTTCGTCCGGCGCCGGGGGTACTTCCTCGTCCCGCCGCGCCGACACCGGGTGCTCCCGACGCCCGATCCGGAGTGA
- a CDS encoding winged helix-turn-helix transcriptional regulator, with protein MTRHRDRIRRHVASNPGVHFNRLARDLDLATGQVQHHLKTLRRADDLIAEPRYGRTHYYTPEYGPWERGALAVIRRETARDVLVHLIEHGPSAPGSVASALDVARSTLEWHLDHLTEQDLVEKRRDDGGRVTLALTRPEGTARLLGLVEPSLPERLVDRFTRLVDGHADE; from the coding sequence GTGACCCGACACCGCGACCGCATCCGACGACACGTCGCGTCCAACCCCGGCGTCCACTTCAATCGACTCGCCCGCGACCTCGATTTGGCGACCGGGCAGGTCCAACACCACCTGAAGACGCTCCGGCGGGCCGACGACCTGATCGCCGAACCCCGCTACGGGCGCACTCACTACTACACCCCCGAGTACGGCCCGTGGGAGCGCGGCGCGCTCGCGGTGATCCGGCGCGAGACGGCACGCGACGTCCTCGTCCATCTGATCGAGCACGGCCCGAGCGCGCCCGGATCGGTCGCGTCGGCCCTCGACGTGGCCCGGAGCACGCTGGAGTGGCATCTGGACCACCTGACCGAACAGGACCTCGTCGAGAAGCGCCGCGACGACGGCGGCCGCGTGACGCTCGCGCTCACCCGTCCCGAGGGGACCGCCCGACTCCTTGGACTGGTCGAGCCCTCCCTCCCCGAACGGTTGGTCGACCGCTTCACCCGACTGGTCGACGGGCACGCCGACGAGTAG
- a CDS encoding DUF420 domain-containing protein: protein MYSNARDRVPELTVALSLTSLALVFAAALGMIPRAAIPRAPDAVLAAIPHVNAVLSTVAVVTITAGVAFARRREFGRHRAAMLLSAGLFAVFLLLYLYKVVLEGPAAFPGPDTVYRRLYLPLLAIHILLAVVCIPLLYYVLLLGTTHPVGALTDTAHARVGRVAASLWVISFVLGNAVYALLYVVY from the coding sequence ATGTACTCGAACGCACGCGATCGGGTCCCGGAACTGACCGTGGCTCTCTCGCTGACGTCGCTAGCACTCGTGTTCGCGGCGGCCCTCGGGATGATCCCGCGCGCAGCGATCCCGCGTGCCCCCGACGCAGTCCTCGCCGCCATCCCGCACGTCAACGCCGTCCTCAGCACCGTCGCCGTCGTCACTATCACCGCCGGCGTCGCCTTCGCCCGGCGCCGCGAGTTCGGCCGCCACCGCGCAGCGATGCTCCTCTCGGCGGGGCTGTTCGCCGTCTTTCTGCTCCTGTACCTCTACAAGGTCGTCCTCGAAGGCCCCGCGGCGTTCCCGGGGCCCGACACCGTGTACCGACGGCTCTACCTCCCCTTGCTCGCGATCCACATCCTGCTCGCCGTCGTCTGCATCCCGTTGCTGTACTACGTGTTGTTGCTCGGGACGACCCACCCCGTCGGAGCGCTCACGGACACCGCACACGCCCGTGTCGGCCGGGTCGCAGCGAGCCTCTGGGTGATCTCGTTCGTCCTCGGAAACGCCGTCTACGCCCTGCTGTACGTCGTCTACTGA
- the nirK gene encoding copper-containing nitrite reductase yields the protein MFDTTRRRAMQALGLGGAATVAGCSTQAPTAAETETERRQMEGTATPTADQVAADPTDLPEPIDRDEPTTHEITLRYEEVTAEIEPGVTFDFMTFDGQIPGPMVRVRQGDTVDLTVENPPENALPHNVDFHAVYGTGGGSVATTAAPGEENAMRFRADYPGAFIYHCAVPNLDMHISAGMFGMIVVEPRDGLPEVDRELYFGQHEVYTDGDVGQEGKHSFDMEGMRNENPTYVLLNGEKYAWAAANRGPIEVDQGDRVRVFMVDGGPNYSSNFHPIGNVWKRAYRDGGVPEDGDLDAYADKNIQTVKVPPGSCMIGEMDTPVPERIKLVDHALSRVARRGMLAEVDVVGDENEEIYDPDAHDSSQEGPQYA from the coding sequence ATGTTCGATACCACCCGCCGCCGGGCGATGCAAGCGCTCGGTCTCGGCGGTGCGGCGACCGTTGCAGGGTGCAGCACCCAGGCTCCGACGGCGGCGGAGACTGAAACGGAACGACGGCAGATGGAGGGGACCGCGACCCCAACTGCCGATCAGGTCGCGGCCGACCCGACGGACCTACCGGAACCGATCGACCGCGACGAACCGACGACCCACGAGATCACGCTCCGCTACGAGGAGGTGACGGCGGAGATCGAGCCCGGCGTCACGTTCGACTTCATGACGTTCGACGGTCAGATCCCCGGTCCGATGGTGCGGGTCCGCCAGGGCGACACCGTGGATCTGACCGTCGAGAACCCGCCGGAGAACGCGCTGCCTCACAACGTCGACTTCCACGCCGTCTACGGCACTGGCGGCGGATCGGTGGCGACCACCGCCGCGCCGGGCGAGGAGAACGCGATGCGGTTCCGGGCCGACTACCCCGGCGCGTTCATCTACCACTGTGCCGTGCCGAACCTGGACATGCACATCAGCGCGGGGATGTTCGGCATGATCGTCGTCGAGCCGCGCGACGGATTGCCAGAAGTGGATCGGGAACTCTACTTCGGACAGCACGAAGTGTACACCGACGGGGACGTCGGTCAAGAGGGCAAACACAGCTTCGACATGGAGGGGATGCGAAACGAGAACCCGACGTACGTCCTCCTGAACGGCGAGAAGTACGCGTGGGCGGCCGCGAACCGCGGTCCGATCGAGGTCGATCAGGGCGACCGGGTGAGGGTGTTCATGGTCGACGGCGGGCCGAACTACTCCAGTAACTTCCACCCGATCGGGAACGTCTGGAAGCGGGCCTACCGCGACGGCGGCGTCCCGGAGGACGGCGACCTCGATGCCTACGCCGACAAGAACATCCAGACGGTGAAGGTCCCGCCGGGAAGTTGTATGATCGGCGAGATGGACACGCCGGTCCCCGAGCGGATCAAACTCGTCGACCACGCCCTCAGCCGCGTCGCTCGCCGCGGGATGCTCGCCGAGGTCGACGTGGTCGGCGACGAGAACGAGGAGATCTACGACCCCGACGCCCACGACAGCAGCCAGGAGGGGCCACAGTACGCGTAA
- a CDS encoding helix-turn-helix domain-containing protein, with protein MVRDPLSGDDSPDLQSVLDALDDADCRTIIRHFDEPMTATEVSEKCDIPMSTTYRKLDLLTDASLLVEGTEIRPGGHHATRYELDFETVSVGVTDTQELEVSIDRPARTADERLASLWGEVRKET; from the coding sequence ATGGTGCGCGATCCGCTGTCGGGCGACGACTCGCCCGATCTGCAGTCGGTCCTCGACGCCCTCGACGACGCCGACTGCCGGACCATCATCAGACACTTCGACGAGCCGATGACTGCCACCGAGGTGTCCGAGAAATGTGATATTCCCATGTCGACGACATACCGAAAGCTCGATCTGCTCACCGACGCCTCGCTGCTCGTGGAGGGTACGGAGATCAGGCCCGGCGGCCACCACGCGACCCGATACGAACTCGACTTCGAGACGGTTTCGGTCGGCGTAACCGACACCCAGGAGCTCGAAGTGTCGATCGACCGACCGGCACGCACCGCGGACGAACGCCTCGCGTCGCTGTGGGGGGAGGTTCGCAAGGAGACATGA
- a CDS encoding DUF7471 family protein, whose amino-acid sequence MALYLHAVPGVDSASIGLVAVVTVAAIGAATLLGLAFAAFVRRRSRPYLLLVAAFAALLGRSAVVVASLFGLLSPANHHVFEHGLDAVLVALVVAAVYYARTVRREASAS is encoded by the coding sequence ATGGCGCTCTACCTGCACGCGGTCCCGGGGGTCGACTCGGCCTCGATCGGTCTCGTCGCGGTCGTCACCGTCGCGGCCATCGGGGCGGCCACGCTCCTCGGCCTCGCCTTCGCTGCGTTCGTCCGCCGACGGTCGCGGCCCTACCTGCTCCTCGTCGCCGCCTTCGCGGCGCTGCTCGGGCGGTCGGCGGTCGTCGTGGCCAGCCTGTTCGGTCTGCTCTCGCCCGCGAACCACCACGTCTTCGAGCACGGACTCGACGCCGTGCTCGTCGCACTCGTCGTCGCCGCCGTGTACTACGCCCGGACCGTCCGGCGGGAGGCGTCGGCGTCGTGA
- a CDS encoding DUF7521 family protein, translating into MSHLDIALTAVKSGTLLLGSLIVLLSLKAYRRTGATALRALTVGFGLITLGAIAAGVGHQFTSLSLAQSVVIESSLTFAGFAVIVYSLYVE; encoded by the coding sequence ATGAGTCACCTCGACATCGCACTGACGGCGGTCAAATCCGGGACGCTCCTGCTCGGCAGTCTCATCGTCCTCCTCTCGTTGAAGGCGTACCGCCGAACGGGGGCCACCGCTCTGCGGGCGCTCACCGTCGGTTTCGGCTTGATCACGCTGGGGGCCATCGCCGCCGGCGTCGGCCACCAGTTCACGTCGCTCTCGCTCGCACAGTCGGTCGTCATCGAGAGTTCGCTCACGTTCGCCGGCTTCGCCGTCATCGTCTACTCGCTGTACGTCGAGTGA